Proteins co-encoded in one Flavobacterium sp. M31R6 genomic window:
- the rny gene encoding ribonuclease Y, with protein sequence MDIITIIISGITGIALGFGIAKIIEKSNISNLIKSAKKEAASILKDANLEAENIKKDKILQAKEKFIELKSEHEQVILARDKKVAEVEKRVRDKESQISNELSKAKKVNDDFEAKTAEYESKIENLEKKQLEVDRLHKSQLQQLEVISGLSADEAKEQLIEGLKGEAKSKAMSHIQDTIEEAKLTAQQEAKKIIINTIQRVGTEEAVENCVSVFNIESDDVKGRIIGREGRNIRALEAATGVEIIVDDTPEAIILSCFDPVRREIARLALHKLVTDGRIHPARIEEVVAKTTKQIDDEIIEVGKRTVIDLGIHGLHPELIKVVGRMKYRSSYGQNLLQHSREVSKLCGIMAAELGLNVKLAKRAGLLHDIGKVPDAESDLPHALLGMQWAEKYGEKEEVCNAIGAHHDEIEMKSLLSPIIQVCDAISGARPGARRQVLDSYIQRLKDLEEVAYGFNGVKNAYAIQAGRELRVIVESEKVSDENAANLSFEISQKIQTEMTYPGQVKVTVIRETRAVNIAK encoded by the coding sequence ATGGACATCATAACAATAATTATTTCAGGAATTACAGGTATTGCATTAGGATTTGGTATTGCCAAAATCATCGAAAAAAGCAATATCTCTAATTTAATTAAAAGTGCCAAAAAAGAAGCAGCCTCAATACTAAAAGACGCTAATCTTGAAGCCGAAAACATCAAAAAAGATAAAATCCTTCAAGCAAAAGAAAAATTCATTGAATTAAAATCGGAGCATGAACAAGTAATTCTAGCCAGAGACAAAAAAGTTGCTGAAGTAGAAAAAAGAGTTCGTGACAAAGAATCCCAAATTTCAAATGAATTATCAAAAGCTAAAAAAGTAAATGATGATTTTGAAGCAAAAACTGCAGAATACGAGTCTAAAATTGAAAATTTAGAGAAAAAACAACTAGAGGTTGACAGACTACACAAAAGTCAATTGCAACAGCTGGAAGTTATTTCTGGACTATCTGCCGATGAAGCCAAAGAACAACTTATTGAAGGCCTTAAAGGTGAAGCGAAGAGCAAGGCAATGTCTCATATTCAAGACACTATTGAAGAGGCTAAATTAACAGCACAACAGGAAGCCAAAAAAATCATCATCAACACTATCCAACGAGTTGGTACCGAAGAAGCTGTAGAAAACTGTGTATCTGTTTTCAACATTGAATCGGATGATGTAAAAGGTAGAATCATTGGACGTGAAGGTAGAAACATCAGGGCGCTTGAAGCAGCAACCGGAGTTGAAATTATCGTTGACGATACACCAGAGGCGATTATTCTTTCTTGTTTCGACCCTGTGCGTAGAGAAATTGCCCGTTTGGCATTACACAAATTAGTAACAGACGGACGTATCCACCCAGCACGTATTGAAGAAGTAGTTGCCAAAACAACTAAACAAATTGATGATGAAATTATCGAAGTAGGTAAACGTACCGTGATTGATTTAGGAATCCACGGTTTACATCCAGAATTGATAAAAGTAGTTGGTAGAATGAAATACCGTTCTTCTTACGGACAAAACTTATTACAACACTCCCGTGAAGTTTCTAAACTTTGTGGAATCATGGCAGCCGAATTAGGATTAAATGTTAAACTTGCCAAAAGAGCTGGTTTACTTCACGATATTGGTAAAGTGCCGGATGCGGAAAGTGATTTACCACACGCATTATTGGGTATGCAATGGGCTGAAAAATATGGTGAGAAAGAAGAAGTTTGTAATGCAATTGGAGCCCACCACGACGAAATAGAAATGAAATCGTTACTATCTCCAATTATTCAGGTTTGTGATGCTATTTCGGGTGCAAGACCAGGCGCAAGAAGACAAGTTTTGGATTCTTACATTCAACGTTTAAAAGATCTTGAAGAAGTGGCTTACGGATTTAATGGCGTTAAAAATGCTTATGCTATCCAAGCCGGTAGAGAACTTCGTGTAATTGTAGAAAGCGAAAAAGTATCTGATGAAAATGCGGCTAATTTATCATTTGAAATCTCTCAAAAAATACAAACTGAAATGACTTATCCAGGTCAAGTAAAAGTTACCGTGATCAGAGAAACCAGAGCTGTTAATATCGCAAAATAA
- a CDS encoding PAS domain-containing protein: MIFTANKNPEDLNKLYESLIKQLPNIIFQIRVNSQKQISVDFLSKPIEFLNEFSINEFLEDSYKLSNYKIYEPDLKVFLDSYEKAITSNEKWEIDFRLLMPESGYKWIRIDATPKKSDNEEVVFYGLISDITVVKEQEIRLKVADERYHFAVQASDRGVWDWDLITNKVYYSSESMKILELTESDLVAAPEEWDERVHPDDRDEYYGNINLHFDNKIPFYETCHRVLCNGKYKWILDRGKVIERDDDDKPMRIVGTHTDISAQKEKEIELAKMLEIVNTQNNKLLNFAHIVSHNLRTHSGNIKSLLDLHQEGLLSNEDTFSNIQIVSDELFSTIENLNDLVSIYTERENNMQLLKVNSFIDKVLDVLNESIKLKGIQVMNYVPGGVKVFCVPAYLESIMLNLVTNAIKYSDPNKEPKIIFTAEANDDFVVLNVKDNGLGIDLEKHKDSIFGLYKTFHRNNDARGVGLYLTKNQIENMGGKIEVESTLNFGSTFKIYFKKG; this comes from the coding sequence ATGATTTTTACAGCCAATAAAAACCCAGAAGACTTAAATAAATTATACGAAAGTTTAATTAAGCAGCTTCCGAATATTATTTTTCAGATAAGGGTGAATTCCCAAAAACAAATTTCAGTTGATTTTTTGAGTAAACCTATTGAGTTTTTGAATGAGTTTTCCATAAATGAATTTCTGGAAGACTCATACAAATTATCGAATTATAAAATTTATGAACCAGATTTAAAAGTCTTTTTGGATTCTTACGAAAAGGCTATTACAAGCAATGAAAAGTGGGAGATTGATTTCAGACTGCTAATGCCAGAAAGCGGTTATAAATGGATTCGTATTGATGCCACGCCGAAGAAAAGTGATAATGAAGAGGTGGTTTTTTACGGCCTGATTTCAGACATAACGGTTGTAAAAGAACAGGAAATCAGATTAAAGGTAGCGGACGAAAGGTATCATTTTGCGGTACAAGCATCGGATAGGGGAGTCTGGGACTGGGATTTGATAACCAATAAAGTCTATTATTCCTCAGAGTCGATGAAAATTTTGGAATTGACAGAATCAGATTTGGTTGCCGCTCCCGAAGAATGGGACGAAAGAGTACATCCAGACGATAGAGATGAATATTATGGCAACATAAATCTGCATTTTGACAATAAAATTCCTTTTTATGAGACCTGTCACCGCGTTCTCTGTAATGGTAAATACAAATGGATTTTGGACAGGGGTAAAGTCATAGAAAGAGACGATGATGACAAGCCAATGCGAATCGTAGGTACACATACCGACATATCTGCCCAAAAAGAAAAAGAAATTGAGCTGGCCAAAATGCTCGAAATTGTAAATACCCAAAACAATAAGTTGCTGAATTTTGCTCATATTGTATCCCACAATTTAAGAACTCATAGCGGTAATATAAAATCACTGCTGGATTTGCACCAGGAAGGGCTTCTCTCGAATGAAGATACGTTTAGTAATATTCAGATCGTTTCGGATGAATTGTTCTCTACAATCGAAAATTTAAACGATTTGGTTAGTATATACACCGAGCGGGAAAACAATATGCAATTGTTGAAAGTCAATAGTTTTATTGATAAAGTTTTGGACGTTTTGAATGAGTCAATTAAGCTAAAAGGAATTCAGGTTATGAATTATGTTCCTGGCGGAGTAAAAGTATTTTGCGTGCCGGCCTATCTGGAAAGCATCATGTTGAACTTGGTTACCAATGCAATCAAATATTCCGATCCTAACAAAGAACCCAAAATCATTTTTACAGCTGAGGCAAATGATGATTTTGTTGTCTTGAATGTAAAAGACAATGGTTTGGGAATTGATCTCGAAAAGCATAAAGACTCTATTTTTGGATTGTATAAAACGTTCCACAGAAACAACGATGCGAGGGGAGTTGGTTTATATCTTACCAAAAACCAAATTGAAAACATGGGAGGTAAAATCGAGGTTGAAAGTACTCTTAATTTTGGATCCACCTTTAAAATTTATTTCAAGAAAGGCTAA
- a CDS encoding site-specific tyrosine recombinase has translation MNWESYLKSYQSYLKIERGLSKNTIDNYSFDIERLCLFLNQNSIQVSPITINEETVQQFIYAVSKEVNPRSQARIISGLKSFFSYLIFEDFRNDNPLELIESPKTGRKLPDTLAVEEIDAIISAIDLSSNEGERNRALLETLYGCGLRVSELVALKISDLFFEEGFIKITGKGNKQRFVPVGDLTQKYIGIYRNEVRVHLNIQKGFEDTLFLNRRGRQLTRAMIFTIIKDLAVKINLNKKISPHTFRHSFATHLLENGADLRSIQLMLGHESITTTEIYVHLDRKFLTEVMNAYHPRK, from the coding sequence ATGAATTGGGAATCGTATCTAAAGAGTTATCAGTCCTATCTTAAGATTGAAAGAGGTTTATCAAAAAACACCATTGATAATTATTCTTTCGATATTGAGCGGTTGTGTTTGTTTTTGAATCAAAATTCGATTCAAGTTTCGCCTATAACCATTAATGAAGAAACAGTGCAGCAATTCATTTATGCTGTTTCCAAAGAAGTAAATCCTAGATCACAGGCCCGAATAATTTCGGGTTTGAAAAGCTTTTTCTCATATTTAATATTTGAAGATTTTAGAAATGACAATCCTTTGGAATTGATAGAGTCTCCGAAAACAGGACGCAAACTGCCTGATACCTTGGCAGTCGAGGAAATTGACGCCATTATTTCGGCAATCGATTTGAGTTCCAATGAAGGGGAGCGTAATAGGGCATTGCTGGAAACTTTATACGGTTGCGGACTTCGGGTTTCCGAATTGGTAGCCTTAAAAATATCCGATCTGTTTTTTGAGGAAGGATTTATCAAAATTACCGGAAAAGGGAATAAACAACGTTTTGTTCCAGTGGGGGATTTGACCCAAAAATACATTGGAATTTATAGAAATGAAGTGCGCGTTCATTTAAATATTCAAAAAGGTTTTGAAGATACTTTGTTTTTGAACCGAAGAGGGCGACAATTGACGCGGGCTATGATTTTTACTATTATCAAGGATTTGGCGGTAAAAATCAATCTGAATAAAAAAATAAGTCCGCATACTTTCAGGCATTCTTTTGCCACCCATCTGTTGGAAAATGGTGCCGATTTGCGCTCGATTCAATTGATGCTTGGTCACGAATCCATTACTACGACAGAAATTTATGTGCATTTGGATAGAAAATTTTTAACAGAAGTAATGAATGCTTATCATCCTAGGAAGTAA
- a CDS encoding outer membrane beta-barrel protein has protein sequence MKKIILLLVAVFAFSFANAQESGMTKATFSKGDMWLEGGITLTTGDSSNDYFALTPKFGYFLDEKWAVGADFNISTVSYLPNSNNLDKSSSYGIGVFARYYFLNLGNFKAFGEAGLGYNHTKLEYINGSTNMNNGIKANIDLGINYFFTPKWAATFTLAEILSYNNANPENGSSTSDLVINVNLFNNVFAQPKFGLLYKW, from the coding sequence ATGAAAAAAATTATTTTATTATTGGTAGCAGTTTTTGCTTTTAGTTTTGCAAATGCTCAAGAATCGGGAATGACTAAGGCTACTTTTTCAAAAGGAGATATGTGGCTTGAAGGCGGAATTACTTTAACTACTGGAGACAGCAGTAACGATTATTTTGCGTTAACACCTAAATTTGGTTATTTTTTGGATGAAAAATGGGCTGTAGGTGCTGATTTTAATATCTCAACAGTGTCTTATTTGCCTAACAGTAATAATCTTGACAAATCAAGCTCGTATGGAATCGGAGTATTTGCAAGATATTATTTTTTGAATTTAGGAAATTTCAAGGCATTTGGAGAAGCGGGATTGGGTTATAACCATACAAAATTAGAGTATATTAATGGTTCTACTAATATGAATAATGGTATCAAAGCCAATATTGATTTGGGAATCAATTATTTTTTCACTCCAAAATGGGCTGCAACATTTACGCTAGCTGAGATTTTAAGTTATAATAATGCAAACCCTGAAAATGGTTCAAGTACTAGCGACTTAGTGATTAATGTGAATTTATTCAACAATGTCTTTGCTCAACCTAAATTTGGACTATTATACAAATGGTAG